DNA from Quercus lobata isolate SW786 chromosome 1, ValleyOak3.0 Primary Assembly, whole genome shotgun sequence:
AAAAAGAAATTGGTAGAGTCGAATAACTTAACATGGATCTAACCATATCTAAAAGAGTCTTATTCCTTCTTTCtgctacaccattttgttgtggagttccAGGTGCAGTCAACTGGGATATAATCTCATTTTCAATTAAGTAATCCTTGAAATCCCCAAAAAGATATTCGTCACCTCGATCAAATCGAATGGCCTTTATGTGTTTACCTAATTGATTCTTAACTTCAACCCTAAACTCGAACTTTTCAAAGGCTTCAGACTTCCGTTTCATTAGGTATAcacatagttttaaaaaccggaccggaccggCCGGTCAGACCGGTTCAACCAGGAACCGGCCTTCAATCCGGTCCAGTTATGCTAAAAAAAACCgaaattaacataaaaatcGCAAAACAGTAAAAATCGGCCGATTCAACTGGAAAATCGGAAACCGGCACGATTAAATTGGTTACTGACCGgttattctttttttgtccTTTCCCAGCCTAAAACAACAAAACTACGTCGTTTTTGGCTAAAATCCTAACCCTAAAGACTAACCTAACAATCTCACTCTCATTTTCACTATCTCAGACTCTCAGTATCTCTGCCTTGCCCTCTTCGCCTCACCCAAGCTCAACTCATTGAACTCAAGCTCACAGCCTCTCTTCCCCGCCGCTCACAACCTCTCTGCCTCGCTGCTCACAGCTCACCCTCTCCGCCTCACTCTCTTTGCCTCTCTGCCTCTCTGCTCGCCCTCTCCGCCTCACTCTCTCTGCCTCTGTACCTCGCCGCTCACACTCTCTGCCCTTTGCCTCGCCGCTCGCCCTCTCCGCCTCACTCTCTCTGCCTCTGTACCTTGCCGCTCACACTCTCTGCCCTTTGCCTCGCCCTCTCTGCCTCACTCAAGGTCACACTCTCTTCCTTTCTGCCCCGCCCTCGCCGCCTCaaacatttttcttcctctccGCCTCACTCAAGCTCACACTCTCATCCTCACaggtttgaaactttgaagtactgggttttttttttttttttttttgggttttttccttctcatcctCACGGGTTCTCGGTCTTGCCCTCGCCCTCTAAAGTGCTATGCTTTCTGCTTCTCGGCTTCATCAGGTAACATTCTTTTCTTTAGATTTTgattacttgattttgattttgataattttcttttctcggttctgttttttttttcatttctctcggCTTCATCTCAGGTTCTCCATTCCTTGACTTCACTGGGTAAGTGCCTAAGTGGTAACTTCTATTTCTATCTTTCAATTATTACTTGATTTTTTgattacttgattttgattttgattttgataattttattttctcgatttttttttttttttttcatttctctcggCTTCATCTCAGATTCTCCATTCATGTTCTCGGCTTCATCTTAGGTTCTCCGTCTTGTGACTTCACTGGTAAGTGGTTACTTCTATCTTTCAATTATTAGTCTACAGAGTCTTTTATAGAGTATGTTGTGGATTTGATTTACAGAGTATTACTATTTGTGAAATATAAATTACAGAGTATTTTACAAAGTGTGTTGTGGATTTTGTGTATGATCAATGATGTGGATTTGATTTACAGAGAATTATTGATTGTGAAATATTGTTTACAGAGTATTTGTATTTTACTGAGTATGTTGTGGATTTGATTTATAGCATATTATTGTTTGTGAAATATTGTTTACAGTCTGAAATTGTTGAGTGAAATGGAGTCCGCCTCTGTGCCATCTAATGAACATGCTTCTACAACCGGGTCTAATGCTAATTCTTCATCTGTGAGGGCAAAATGTGATCCTGCATGGGATCATGTAACTGAAGAGTTGAAAGACGGAAAAGTAGTTATAGATGTATACATTGTGGGAAAACTTATAAAGGAGGGGGCATTAATCGGATGAAAAGACATCTAGCTGGAATTAAAGGTGATGTGGCTGCATGTATGAGTGTACCTTATGATGTTAGGTTTCAAATGGTTAAGAATTTGAAggaaatttcaaaatctaaagaacaaacaaaaaaggatCAAGAAGCATCTAATTATTCGCCATTAAAGGATTCACCAGAAGTTGAAGATGTCTAAGAAATTACTCCTAGAGGTAGGGGGTTAGGTAAGGGAAATAGAAGTAGTCCTAGTAATTTCCACCAAGATCTAATCTTGGCAAGAGAAAGGTTGGTGACATTGGTAATTACTTCGCTCCTAGAACAACACCGAGAGCTCAACCTTCTATTAAAAGTGTGCTTGCTAGCAAAGAAAAGAAGCGGAGGGTTGATATGGCTGTAGCAAGATGGATGTATGATGCTTGCATTCCAATTAATGCTGTGAATTCTAGTTATTATCAACCTATGTTCAATGCTGTAGCTTCTTATGGTCCTGGATATAAAGGCCCAAATTATCATGCCCTTCGAGTGCCTTTGTTGAGAGAAGCAAAAAGAGAAGTCCAATTGATTGTTGATTATCATCGTTCATATTGGGCTAACACTAGTTGTACAATAATGGCTGATGGGTGGACTGATACTAGGCATAGAACATTGATTAATTTTCTTGTCTATTGTCCTAaaggtattatttttatatgttctaTTGATGCTTCTGACTTTGTTAAGGATGCTATTAATTTAAGTAACTTGTTTGATGAAATTGTTAATTGGGTTGGTCCTGCAAATATAGCACATTTGGTCACTGATAATGCTGCAAATTATGTAGCTACTGGAAGAATTTTGTGTGGAAAATATAGGAACATTAGTTGGTCACCTTGTGCAGCACATTGCCTAAACCTAATTTTTAAGGAGATTGGGAAGATGGATCATGTAGCTAAACTTGCAAAGCGTGCATCCAAGATCACTGTGTTCATCTATAACCATGTGGCTTTGCAAGCTTAGTTGAGGACTAGAAAAAATTGGACGGAAATTGTGTGTCCAGGGCCAACTAGGTTTGCTACTACTTTCATTGCCTTAGGGAGTCTTAAGGAACATAAGCATGACTTACAAGCATTGGTGACAAGCAAATTTCATGTTGAATCAAGATATGCAAAAGATAAGAAAGCAAAGGCAGTGGTGAAAATCATTCTTGATAATCAATTTTGGAATGATTTTCATGTAATTGTGCATATTATGTCACCATTGATTCGTTTATTACGCATTGTTGATTCTGATGAAAAACCAGCTATGGGTTATGTATATGATGGCATGTATAGAGTAATtgatggaattaaaaaaaatttcaaggacAAGAAGAGACTATGGGAGCCTTATGTTAATATT
Protein-coding regions in this window:
- the LOC115954960 gene encoding uncharacterized protein LOC115954960 — its product is MESASVPSNEHASTTGSNANSSSVRAKCDPAWDHVTEELKDGKVVIDRKVGDIGNYFAPRTTPRAQPSIKSVLASKEKKRRVDMAVARWMYDACIPINAVNSSYYQPMFNAVASYGPGYKGPNYHALRVPLLREAKREVQLIVDYHRSYWANTSCTIMADGWTDTRHRTLINFLVYCPKGIIFICSIDASDFVKDAINLSNLFDEIVNWVGPANIAHLVTDNAANYVATGRILCGKYRNISWSPCAAHCLNLIFKEIGKMDHVAKLAKRASKITVFIYNHVALQA